CGCTTGGTCAATATGAGCTGGCCGAAGCGACATTTCGCCAGTTACTTGCCACCAACAACAGCGAAGACGATCTTCCCCTGCGCTACAATTTGGGCGTTAGTTTGTACCATCAGGTTGAAAAAGGGGCTTGGGCACGCCAAAGCGCCGCTGAACAGTTCCATCTTGTCCGGCAGAGAGTAGAGGCCGCCGCGACCCACGCCAACAAAGAACTAGTGTTGCTGGCATTAACCTATGCTGGTTTGGGCATCGTCGCTGCGCTAGAGGCCAGCCCGCGCATCAAAAAAGCAGATTGGCAGGTTGACCCGCAAATGGAACGGTTAACGGCCGTGCAGTTTTACGCAGATCTTGCCCGTAACCTTGCGGCCAAAATCTCAGATGCACAAATGCGTGCCATTGTATTCGCTGCGGCCGACCATAGTGATGGGTTTGCCCAGTTGCAAGTAAAAAACATGGAAGCAGCACGCGATTTGTTGCAGCAAGCCATTGAAGGCCGACCCGCTTACCCCGTTCCCTATGTAAATTTGGCCGACACCTATGAAAAAGGCTCGGAAGAAGCGATCACCTGGTTGAAACGGGCATTAGACATTCAACCGGGCTTTGCTTTTGGTTGGTTCCATCTCGGCCAGGCATACGACACAAAAAGCAGAAACGACCCAATCTGGCGGGAAGCGGCGCGTGAAGCATTCAGCCACGCGGTTAATTTTGCCGATGCCCAGGAGCGGCTGGGCACTATCGCCTTCAAGCAGGGTGATTACCAGCAGGCAATGACCCATTACCATACAGCGGTACAACTAAACGGCCGTAAAGAACACATCTGGCGCAGTATGGCCTGGCGCACATTAGAGGCCATCGAAAAAAGGTGGATTGCTGAAACAGACGCGACTTTACGTGACGCGCTTCGCTGGGCAGATCAGGCAGTTGAATTGACCGCCGGCACAGAAAATGAATGGCGCGCGTATGATGTGCGGGGATGGGCGCTGCGATTGCTGCAACAGCCACAGGAAGCATTGACAGCGCTCGACCAATCCATTGCCTTGAAAGAACGAGCGCAAAATCTTTACCATCGCGCACAGGTGCATCTGCAAATCGGGAATATCAAAGCGGCAGCGACGGATTTGCACCAGGCCGAAAAGTATGTAGGAAAAGATGAAAAGTGGCGATCAGCCATCCAAGTCCTGCAACAACAATTGGGTGACATGTAATGGAAATGGATAAATGGCATACTGTTCGCAAAAAATTGCAAGCCGAGAATAAGGACGGGTTAATTGAGCTGCTGCGAGAACTAACGGCCGTTTCCCCAACAGTAGCGCAATTCTTACACGCCCGTTACCTTGACACCCAAGACATCACCGCACGCATACAACCCTATCTGAAGCGAATAGACGCTCAATTCGAGGGAGAGGAAATGTGGCCGGATTTGGGGCAGATTGCGCAAGCCATCCAGGAATACCAGTTAGCAACCCGGCAAGAGCCAGACGGTACAACAGAACTGTATGTTTACGCGCTTGAAGCTGTCGCAGGATTTTTCTGGGGCATAGGCATTCATGATATGGACTTGTTGGGCGATGTCGCTGAATTTGCCTGGGAGTGCGTTTCCCACTTTAACGATTTCCCTGCTCTATATCCTTTGTACGCTGATCGCTTGCGTGACATCGCGGCAAAGTTAAGTGAACATGAATGGGAAGGATTGACCGATCCTTTTTATCAGTTGGACGCGGATATGGATAATTCAGTAGAACTGCTGTAAGTTGCCATGCACACCATTACCTACACCTTCACCCCCCTGCGTGATCCGGTCAACGGCCGTTCCATCCACGCCCGCGGCCTGCACGGCTTCCTCTTCAACATCACCGGCCAGGCCGACCGGGCCGAATCCGACTGGCTGCACCGCCACCCCACGCCCCGGCCGTTCACCTTTGTGCCGCTCTACAACGACGCCGGCCATCTGGCCGGGCTGCGCCTCTCTGCCCTGACCGACCGCGCCGCCACGCTCTTCCAGCGCACCGGCGAATGGTTCGCCCGCGAGCGACGGCCGTGCCACATTGGCGGGCAGGAATTCACCATCGCTGACGTGCAGACCGTGCCCGGCCCCGGCTGGCCGCAGCTGGCTCTCAGCCAACCCGGCCATCAGGTTGGGCTGCGCTTCCTCTCGCCCACCGCCTTCAAGCAAGGGCCGCGCCATCTGCCCTTGCCCATGCCGGGCAACGTCTTCGCCGGGCCGCAGCGCATCTGGGAAACATTTGCCCCACCTATGCTGCGGCTGCCCGAAGGCTGGCTGGATTGGTGCGCCCGCGATGTATTCATCACCCGGCACAGCATCGAGACGGTGACGGTGGCCATAGACCAACGCGAACAATTCACTGGCTTTGTCGGCGAAGTCTGGTTCCTGGCCCATCAGGGGCAAGAGATTGACCTATGCGCCTGGCAGGCGCTGACCGACCTGGCTACCTTCTGCGGCGTCGGCCACAAAACGACGATGGGGATGGGAGCAGTCGCCCGGCTCTGAAACGGCCGTGCGAGTCCGATATAACCCGAAGGAAAGGAGTTCGGTTAACCAGAGTTTTTGATTAGAGTCATTTTGCAGGATTGTTTCAATGAAAAAATGATGGCTGAATTGTTTGCTTGAAAAATAGTAAGACCTGGTGGTCTTGGTGGACGTGGGTAGTTGGGTCGCGGAACGGCGTTGCGCGGACAAGCCAGGCAAGGTCATGGACAACGGCTATGGACAACGTACGTGGACAACGGGTATGAGAAGCGCATAGGGCGGCCATTGTTAAGTTGTGGGCGAGATAGACCGCTATATCGAGCGGTCTGACGGTGCGAAAGTGGGCTGAAAATGGCATATATGGGGGTTAGTGTCTGGGGCGCTGAGTGGTGTGAAAGCGGGACCCTATCTTGGAAAAAGAGGGTATCTCTTCGGTGGAAAGGCAAAGCAGGTGAGAGAGGGAGTAGGGGTAAATTCGTAATGGCCTGTGGGTAACACACCCGCCATATGAGGCAGGCTATCGAGTGCATATGAGAAATTATCGGGACTTTTTCACATATTGACGCTTTTCATACTCGAGAGGTTGCCCCATATGGTTAATTTGTTACCGGTGGGCCTGAGAAAAGTGCTTAATGTGGACACATGGTCAGATGAAAGTTGACACATTTGGCATATTAGACTCTGCCAGTGTGGTTCAGAAATGAGATTAATCGCTTAAAAAACCGCAAGAGTAGAGAAATGCCGCATTTTGGGCGCGATTTCCGCCAAAAATGCAAGAAAAAGGCTCAGAAAGGCTTCTGCGTAATTGGCTGGGCCACGATACCCGGCCAGATGAAAGGTAACACATTTGGGACATCAAACTTCGCCAAGACGCTACTAGAATGAGCTTGATTGTTCAAAAAGGGCGATTTAGCCACTGAAATCGGCTGGGAGAATAGAATAGGCGAAATCTAGGCGCAATTTTCTCAAAAAACGCAACAGAAAAGGGCTGAGGCGAAGCTAATGGGGTTCGAGGAACCATTTTCCCAAATGCACATAATTGACTTCTGCAGCGCAGAAAATCTATTTCGGCCGGTCGCTTCTCCTGACGAGGCTGGCGCTTCGGGTGTTTTCCAGCGTTTCTCTGGAACTGTCAACGACAATTAGAAATGCCCATCAACGACAATTAGAAATGCCCATACCGTTCCCATAAAAACACGCCCCGACAAGCCGTCAGCCAGCCTGCCAACCACCACCATAGGCCCTCCTTAATGCTTCCCATCTGTCACCATATCTCATTGAGCCACACGGCCGTTTCCTCCAACCGCGCCAGCGTCAACCCGGCCGACTTACCAACATACCGCTTGTACAAAACGCCATGCACCCGGCGATAGGCATACCACAGTCCCATCTGCCGCCGCCGCTCCTTGCGGAAAGACACAGGTCCATACAACGGGCCATGCCCGCGACACAGATTGCGCCGCTGTCCACTGCAATAGCGGAAGGCCGACGCCGTTTCCAACCAGGCAAACCAGGCGGGTGACTCCACCGAGCACACAGGCACGGGGTCGGGATAACAGAACAAGAGTTGGTCACGGATTTCTGGCGTCATTTTTGCCACGATTTTCTCCCCATGAAAAGTTACCCTACGCCCACCTCTGGTCGCAGCGCCGCCTGACTCCGTTGCGCCTCTTCCATGCGCATACTCTGGATGTCTCGCCCAAACTCAATGATGATGCTATGATGCACCACCCGGTCTATGGCGGCCGCCGTCGTCAATGGGTCCTTGAATATCTTGTCCCACTCCGAAAAGACCAGGTTGAGGTAATCACCAGACTGTGCCGCTCATACCGCTCGCTCAAAAGGTGAACAACACCTCCATCTCTTCCCGACTCTGCTGCACATAGCCAATATCATCCAGAATGACCACCTCAAACCGGTCTAAACGCCGCAGTTCTCGTTCCAGTTCATATTCCTGCTTAGCCCGCAGCAGCCGCCCCACCAGCGAAGGTCGGCGTAAACAGCACCGAACGGCCGTTTTCCACCAACAGATGCCCACGGCCGCCGCCAGATGCGTTTTGCCTGTGCCCGGTAAACCAAAGCACAACACATTCTGGGCCTGATTGACAAAGTCCCGGCCTGCAAATAGGGTAACTGCCGCCGGATGCGCAGCGGCAAGCGGCCTTCGTCAAAAACGGCAAACGTTTTCCCCGGCGGCAGCTTCGACTCCAGCCGCAGACGCTCAATGCGCCGCTGCTGCCGCGTCGCCACCTCCTGTTCCAACAAGTGGGCTAAAAAAGCATCCAGCGGCCAGTTATCCCGTTCCGCGCAGCGCATCCCTTCCTCAAGCGCTGCTGCCATCGTCGGCAGCCGCAGCGTCTTGCAATGCAGCCGCACCATCTCGCTCTGATTCATGCCCGTCGTCATGCGCCACCGCCTAGCGCGCCACCGCTCAGCGCGCCACCGCTCAGCGCGCCACCGCTCAGCGCGCCACCGCTCAGCGCGCCACCGCTCAGCGCGCCACCGCTCAGCGCGCCACCGCCGACCAACAACTGGTCGTACAGGC
Above is a genomic segment from Candidatus Leptovillus gracilis containing:
- the cas6 gene encoding CRISPR system precrRNA processing endoribonuclease RAMP protein Cas6 — encoded protein: MHTITYTFTPLRDPVNGRSIHARGLHGFLFNITGQADRAESDWLHRHPTPRPFTFVPLYNDAGHLAGLRLSALTDRAATLFQRTGEWFARERRPCHIGGQEFTIADVQTVPGPGWPQLALSQPGHQVGLRFLSPTAFKQGPRHLPLPMPGNVFAGPQRIWETFAPPMLRLPEGWLDWCARDVFITRHSIETVTVAIDQREQFTGFVGEVWFLAHQGQEIDLCAWQALTDLATFCGVGHKTTMGMGAVARL